The Candidatus Obscuribacterales bacterium genome contains the following window.
AATGCTCGCCGTCTTACACCAAAGCTGCTGCTTCTCCTCATCCACCAGAAAAATGGTGGTGTGCTCAGCATGTAAAATCTGCCCAATTTTGTGGGTAAAAGCATCCAGAAGTCGTTCGAGCATCACCTCCAACTTTTCGTTGTTGATGAGTTCGATCGCCTGTAGAAAATACTCAAACTCTGTGGTGATTTGTTCCAGCAGCGTCATGAACTGGGGGACAGGCAGATCCCTAATTTGGCCCGTCAAGTCCACCGTGGAGTCCACCTGAAATAGGTTGGCGAGCATACCGTGAGAGGAACCGGTCATGGGCTTGAAGATTAATGAGGCAAAAACGTAAGGCAGTCCTGAATCCAGGAGGTCACCCGCTACCCAAACAATACAATCAGCAATCTAAGGTGGGCGCAATCCTGGGTAACACAGGAGGATCCCATTCCATTCACCAAGCTAGATGCCTACAAAACCGGCGATCGCTCTTCACACCATAACGAATAAGAGTTATTTCCGTCGATAGCTGTGCTCCTCGTTGCCGCACTTGGTAGCTCCTAGACCAAAGGCACACCTTCTTTAGCTTATCGGGGTCTAGGTCTTTAGAACCGCCTTGCCCTAAACCCATGATCAGGTTGGCGGATGAGCCAGGGAGGGCGATCGCTCTGAGGATGCCCATGGTCTCTTCCCGTACTAGGTCAGCTACGGGTCTAGAACCACGGCTTAAAAAAAGTTAATCTATGGAGATGACTTTTTTGAGCACTCTCCAGTATTGTTGTGGTCTAAATCCTGTGGATGAAGTCCTGCGGCTGTAAGATGATCTCGATCCAGCGATCGCAGCCTCTCAGACCACGGTCATCCTAGCGAAGGATGGCACACTTTGGGGCTTGGGCTTTCCCACTGCATCTACTCTGAATCCTAGGTTCCTAGGGCATTCATCTCATCGTTCAGCACCTGTTCATCCCCCAATCGGGCTCATGCTAGCCAACTCCTAGGAGAATGACCTCCATGCAGGCTAGACTATGGAGCGATCGCGGCTAGAGGATAAGACCGCAGGGTCATTGTTTTGCCGCTTCCCTGCGCCAATCTGCTCCTTTGAGAATCAGGGCTGGTCACCTGATCTGTTGTTTGTTCTTGTGCACGTCTCGGTATAGATTATGCAGCCGAAATTTGTGGTTCGTTCCCGGCATTTTGCGATCGCCTTTATCTTTGGGTTGGTGCTGTTTTTAGTAGCAGGCACCCATCAATCCATGGTTCGCGCCCTAACGCCTTCCTCATCAGCCGCTGCGGTGTTGGGGCAGCACACTGCCTTGCCGATCATTGAGCCCGTCTTACCTTCGTCCGCCACTTGGTCATCCTTCCCCGCGGCCAACCATGCGGCTGACCAACAGCTCCACGCCTCAGCCCAAACGCAATCCGCTCAGCCTAGGGCCGCCATCAGCACCCAGCCCCTCACCGTTGCAGAGGCGGCCAATGTTCAGCAGGTTGAACCGTCTCAAGTGGCGATGAGCGATTGGCTATCTGCCTCGTTCCCCGTGGAAGACTTTCAAACCTATACCTCTCCCTTTGGCTATCGGGGATCGCCCACCGGTGGCTATAACCGAGAGTTTCACTATGGGCTCGATCTAGCCGCGCCGGAGGGCAGCTACATTCGCAGCTGGTGGAGCGGGGAGGTTGTGGAAGTTTCCGACGACAGTAATTGCGGCACCTCTGTGGTCATTGAGTCAGGCCCTTGGCTACATATTTACTGCCACATGCAAGGCTATGTGGAATCTGATGGCGAAGGACGCTACATGAGCGATCAGGGCGGTGGGCTACAAATCCGCGAGGGGCAAACCATCACCGCAGGCTCCCGTATTGGCCGGGTTGGCATGACGGGGCGTACAACGGGCCCCCATCTCCATTGGGGGCTGAAATATGACAATAGCTGGGTTGATCCAGCCTTGGTTCTGCGGGCTATGTACGCTAGCCAGCAAACAGCATCGCGCTAGGCCATACAGATTGGGTGGGGTACGGCTGCGCCCAGCGCGTCTACCGATACCATCGGGCTTACTGGTTAGGCTACAGGAAGCATAACGTCACCGAACTCGCGTTTTGTACAGCTTGGATGCGTCACGGCTACACCTGACGCATCCTGCTCATCCATCGAGTCTGCTGGGATAGACGATCTCCCAACCCATGGGGCCGCGGCTATTTAGTAGTCTCGCCCCTTCACCTGAGCCAGCTCGTCCTCATCGCGAACACCATCTTCCGAGTAGTAGCCTGAGGCTTTCTTGGCCTCGATTTCCACTTGAGCATCTGCTGGGATCAATTCCGGTGGAATCGGCACCCGTTTCACGACCTCAATCCCTGAGTGGGTGATGGCGTTGTACTTCATCTGACTCATAGATACTAGGCGATCGATTTTGGTGATTCCCAGCCAATGCAAGACATCCGGCATCAATTCCTGGAAGCGCATATCCTGCACCCCAGCCACACACTCGGTGCGCAAGAAATAGGCATCGGCGCGATCGCCCCCTTCTTGACGTTTGCGGGCATTGTAGACCAAAAACTTGGTGACCTCACCCAAGGCTCTGCCTTCTTTACGGCAGTAGACAATCACTCCAGCACCACCCTCCTGAGCAGTTTGAATGCAGACCTCGATACCGTGAACCAGGTAGGGGCGGCAGGTGCAGATATCTGAGCCAAACACGTCGGAACCATTGCATTCATCATGTACCCGCACCGCTAGAGGTATGGTGGGATCGGCCACTGTGTTGATATCCCCAACGATATAGACCGTTGTGCCGCCAATCGGAG
Protein-coding sequences here:
- a CDS encoding M23 family metallopeptidase, producing MQPKFVVRSRHFAIAFIFGLVLFLVAGTHQSMVRALTPSSSAAAVLGQHTALPIIEPVLPSSATWSSFPAANHAADQQLHASAQTQSAQPRAAISTQPLTVAEAANVQQVEPSQVAMSDWLSASFPVEDFQTYTSPFGYRGSPTGGYNREFHYGLDLAAPEGSYIRSWWSGEVVEVSDDSNCGTSVVIESGPWLHIYCHMQGYVESDGEGRYMSDQGGGLQIREGQTITAGSRIGRVGMTGRTTGPHLHWGLKYDNSWVDPALVLRAMYASQQTASR